In the genome of Dasypus novemcinctus isolate mDasNov1 chromosome 30, mDasNov1.1.hap2, whole genome shotgun sequence, one region contains:
- the LOC131276815 gene encoding olfactory receptor 7A17-like has product MEPENQTHVSEFILLGLSEDTEVQPFLFGLFLIIYMVTFIGNLLIILAIISDSHLHTPMYFFLSNLSFTDICFTSTTVPKMLLNLQTESKIITYETCIIQMYFFMLFGQLDSFLLSVMAYDRYVAICHPLQYTVIMNPQLCGLLLLACWLLSVLVSLLHGLLVLRLSFCTVLEIPHFFCEINQVIQLACSDTFLNELVLYFAFGLLGIIPLTGILFSYSKIISSILRISTAGGKHKAFSTCGSHLSVMSLFYGTVLAVYLSSAATQNPRANAIASVMYTVVTPMLNPFIYSLRNKDINLAFKKVDKQSSYKRIICLKFRKMPLINRVEN; this is encoded by the coding sequence ATGGAACCAGAAAACCAAACACATGTTTCAGAATTTATCCTCCTGGGTCTCTCAGAAGATACTGAAGTGCAGCCATTTCTCTTTGGACTGTTCCTGATCATATACATGGTCACCTTCATTGGTAActtgctcatcatcctggccatcatctcagactcccacctccacactcccatgtacttcttcctctctaacttgtcttttacagatatctgtttcacctccaccactgtcccaaagatgctgctgaacttACAGACAGAAAGTAAAATTATAACTTATGAAACCTGCATcatccagatgtattttttcatgctttttggacaattGGATAGCTTCCTCTTGtctgtgatggcctatgaccgctatgtggccatctgtcaccctctgcaatacacagtcatcatgaacccccagctctgtggcctcctgctgctggcatgctggttattgagtgttttagtCTCTCTTTTACATGGCTTACTGGTTTTGaggttgtctttttgtacagTGTTGGAAATCCCccattttttctgtgaaattaATCAGGTTATCCaacttgcttgttctgacaccttcctcaatgaatTAGTGCTGTATTTTGCATTTGGACTTCTGGGAATTATTCCACTCACTGGaatccttttctcttactctaaaattatatcctcgattttgagaatttcaacagctGGGGGAAAGCATAAAGctttttctacttgtgggtctcacctctcagtaatgtccttgttttatggtacagttCTTGCAGTGTATCTTAGTTCTGCTGCTACTCAGAACCcaagggcaaatgcaatagcctcagtgatgtacacggtGGTCActcccatgctgaacccctttatctatagtcttagaaacaaggacataaatcTTGCCTTTAAAAAAGTTGACAAACAATCTTCCTATAAAAGAATCATTTgtctcaaatttagaaaaatgcccCTGATTAACAGAGTTGAAAACTGA